The proteins below come from a single Gimesia alba genomic window:
- a CDS encoding two-component system sensor histidine kinase NtrB: MFHVYETRVSRGFQLAIGGLALLSLTALVVTFWILADFQREQEIVAKIIRDLPDSDLAVARELAGELRFQSQLSILLVLNIIATGIAVVLLVRAYLNSERSLREVKVLASDVLASMDQGVLTTDRKEIITSINPRGRQLLGLEGTVIGRPLSDVGTEHTLLCVICSHVNAHHSPVRDCDYTITSQGHEQTLRAGCSLLRNERQEELGTVLHVRDVTERALMEQRLRRMERYAGLGSLATGLQHEIKNPLSALSLHVQLLDEALVEQSSTKEIDEMLGVIRTEITRLAAVLEGFRDYASMSEPGRSAVDLSALIKKLVRFIGPQAEQQQVKIEVHLPEEKLPAMQADSVHIDQVLLNLALNALQAMPDSGTLSISLSRKGDWYRIDVSDTGKGIPIEFRERIFDPYFTTRNEGTGMGLALCEKIVRQHDGTIELTTGTSGTTFTVLLPLSE; this comes from the coding sequence ATGTTTCATGTCTACGAAACACGAGTCAGTCGCGGATTTCAACTGGCCATTGGAGGTTTGGCGTTATTAAGCCTGACCGCGCTGGTTGTTACGTTTTGGATTCTAGCCGACTTTCAGCGCGAGCAGGAAATCGTGGCGAAGATCATTCGAGATCTACCCGACAGTGATCTGGCCGTCGCACGAGAGCTCGCGGGTGAACTCCGTTTCCAATCTCAATTATCGATTTTGCTTGTCTTGAATATTATCGCGACCGGAATTGCGGTTGTATTACTGGTGCGGGCTTATCTGAACAGCGAACGTTCCCTCCGTGAAGTCAAAGTACTGGCAAGTGATGTGCTCGCCAGCATGGATCAGGGGGTGCTGACCACGGACCGCAAAGAGATCATTACCAGTATCAATCCACGGGGCCGCCAACTGCTTGGCCTGGAGGGGACCGTGATTGGGCGCCCTCTGTCTGATGTGGGAACAGAACACACTCTATTATGCGTGATTTGCAGCCATGTTAACGCACATCACTCCCCCGTCAGAGATTGCGATTATACTATTACAAGCCAGGGACATGAGCAAACTCTTCGCGCAGGTTGCAGCCTGCTGAGAAATGAGCGTCAGGAAGAACTGGGAACTGTGCTCCATGTACGCGATGTCACCGAGCGGGCACTCATGGAACAAAGGCTGCGGCGGATGGAACGGTATGCGGGGCTGGGGTCGCTGGCGACGGGGCTTCAGCATGAGATCAAGAATCCTCTCAGTGCCTTGTCACTCCATGTTCAACTGCTTGACGAAGCACTTGTGGAACAGTCTTCTACAAAAGAAATTGATGAAATGCTGGGAGTCATTCGAACTGAGATCACCCGATTGGCTGCCGTGTTGGAAGGGTTTCGTGATTATGCATCCATGTCAGAACCGGGGCGTTCTGCCGTTGATCTGTCTGCCTTGATCAAGAAACTGGTGCGGTTCATTGGGCCACAGGCTGAACAGCAGCAGGTGAAGATTGAAGTCCATCTACCCGAAGAAAAGCTTCCTGCCATGCAGGCAGATTCAGTTCACATTGATCAAGTACTGCTCAATCTTGCATTAAATGCCCTACAGGCAATGCCTGACTCGGGTACATTGTCTATCAGTCTGAGCCGAAAAGGAGACTGGTATCGAATTGATGTCAGCGATACCGGAAAAGGGATTCCGATCGAGTTTCGCGAGCGAATCTTTGATCCATATTTTACGACACGAAATGAGGGTACCGGCATGGGACTTGCTCTATGTGAAAAGATTGTGCGTCAACATGATGGTACAATTGAACTAACCACAGGAACGAGCGGAACCACTTTCACTGTTTTATTACCTCTAAGTGAGTAG
- a CDS encoding sigma-54-dependent transcriptional regulator: protein MQSDGFGILIIDDEPNIRSGLAKGLAREADVVETANDGEEGLARFQEGFFQLVIADVRLPGEMDGLELIQQMLRSRPQTTAIIITAHGTVETAVKAMRLGAFDFITKPLDLNLIRHQVRKAREHHRLQIENRELRNRLVNAGEVSNIIGNCAAMHDVFQQIRQVAATDATVLIQGESGTGKELIARALHDLSNRSSGPFVAVNLGAMPETLLESELFGHEKGSFSGATRQKPGCFEQAQGGSLFLDEVTEMPAKSQVDLLRVLETQQFMRVGGEEVMKSDARIISATNKSVEPLIEEGTFREDLFYRLNVIPIHVPALRERRDDIPLLVEHFLTHFCQRHNRPHKKISPEAMQKLVSARWPGNVRQLRNVIERLVVTLPGDVIHATDLPDDLNPAISSSSEPLKTLAEVTEDAEKAAISAALAVCDYHREKTAKMLGVSVRTLHYKMSRYGLH from the coding sequence ATGCAATCAGACGGTTTTGGGATTTTGATAATTGATGATGAGCCAAACATTCGCTCTGGCCTTGCCAAAGGGTTAGCCAGAGAAGCGGATGTTGTGGAAACCGCCAATGATGGAGAAGAGGGGCTGGCTCGGTTCCAGGAAGGTTTTTTTCAATTGGTGATTGCAGATGTCCGCCTGCCGGGTGAAATGGACGGGTTAGAGCTGATCCAGCAGATGCTGCGTAGTCGTCCGCAAACCACAGCCATTATCATCACAGCACACGGAACGGTCGAAACGGCTGTCAAAGCGATGAGGCTGGGCGCATTCGATTTCATTACCAAACCTTTAGATCTGAACCTGATTCGTCATCAGGTCCGCAAAGCGCGAGAGCATCACCGCCTGCAGATCGAAAATCGTGAGCTGCGTAATCGTCTTGTAAATGCAGGCGAAGTTTCGAACATCATTGGCAATTGCGCTGCCATGCACGACGTGTTTCAGCAAATTCGCCAGGTCGCGGCGACTGATGCCACGGTTCTGATTCAGGGAGAGAGCGGGACAGGGAAAGAGCTCATCGCCCGGGCACTGCATGACCTGAGTAATCGGAGCAGTGGTCCGTTTGTCGCCGTCAATCTGGGAGCGATGCCCGAGACACTTCTCGAAAGTGAATTATTCGGCCATGAGAAAGGATCTTTCAGCGGTGCCACACGACAAAAGCCCGGCTGCTTCGAACAGGCCCAGGGTGGTTCACTGTTTCTGGATGAAGTCACAGAGATGCCGGCCAAAAGTCAGGTCGATCTGTTGCGGGTTCTGGAGACGCAACAGTTTATGCGCGTGGGTGGGGAAGAGGTGATGAAAAGTGATGCGCGCATCATTTCTGCAACCAATAAATCAGTTGAGCCATTAATTGAAGAGGGGACATTCCGCGAGGATTTGTTCTATCGGCTAAATGTCATTCCAATTCATGTTCCGGCATTGCGCGAACGCCGGGATGATATCCCTTTGCTGGTCGAACATTTTCTGACTCATTTCTGTCAGCGTCACAATCGACCTCATAAGAAAATCTCCCCTGAAGCAATGCAGAAGCTGGTCAGTGCGCGCTGGCCCGGGAATGTTCGCCAACTTCGTAATGTGATCGAAAGATTGGTTGTCACTCTGCCGGGCGATGTGATACATGCTACGGATTTACCTGACGACCTGAATCCAGCCATTTCATCTTCAAGTGAACCCTTAAAAACCTTAGCCGAAGTCACAGAAGACGCAGAGAAAGCAGCGATCTCGGCTGCCCTGGCTGTTTGTGATTACCATCGTGAAAAAACCGCAAAAATGCTCGGAGTCAGTGTCCGCACACTGCACTACAAAATGAGTCGTTACGGGCTCCATTAG
- a CDS encoding DUF1553 domain-containing protein, with product MMTSSYYLSVRNMTVLLAFVTLLLSPEISRAAEPLEYNRDIRPILADHCFACHGADSAARKADLRLDQREAAMESGAIVEGKPDESELIARILSDDPDLVMPPHASKNPLTEDQKAALKQWVAGGANYQPHWSFITPKRSSLPIVKNKAWSKNAIDRFVLARLEANGLSPAPEADASTLFRRLHLDITGLPPAPVEVTQFVADYRQRKDAALSEWIDRLMSTTAWGEHRARYWLDAARYGDTHGLHFDNYREMWIYRDWVIRAFNRNLPFDQFTVEQLAGDLLPDPTTDQLIATGFQRCNITTNEGGTIDEENLANYASDRVQTFGWVYLGLTTNCAQCHDHKFDPLTMKDYYSLAAFFRNTTQGPKDGNVADGRGPSIMVPSAEDQPRWNVLPDEIASAKQKREARKKDARSDFKKWLDSVTPDSIGQDIPNDQLVLHLPLNEGQGKELQAIGLKESLIQVGKLNWDKNGQSGPTPVITSGATLEVGSVGDFDRNHAFSYGAWVKTARKDAQAGILAKMDVKAAYRGWDLWQNGQSFGTHIIDAWPGNALKVVTRNRVVKPGKWQHVFVTYDGSGKPAGVKIFVDGREEPIRVEQQSLKADASIRTPTPLRVGQRSEGAIFEGGAVQDVRLYDRQLSGNEVTAIAENSSMQKLLSIAAEKRTPQQAAKLYQYYLANHDADYPKLAASVVRLEAEQAAIRSRSPVTHIQKEKPNSPAMAHILMRGAYDKPGDQVSAAPPASLHAMPAGAASNRLGLAQWVVDSQNPLTARVTVNRFWQEVFGQGIVSTAEDFGIMGAPPSHPDLLDWLAVEFQEKGWDVKQLFKLMLMSATYRQAAITTPEKLEKDRDNFLLSRGPRFRMDAEMVRDYSLAASGLLSKKMYGPGIKPYQPEGIWDIVGLPEGNTRIYVQDKGENLYRRSIYTFWKRMAPPPNLETFNAPSREVCTVRRERTNTPLQALVTLNDPQFVEAARNLAQEAVLNGGDQFEERVQFVAQRLLARNLRPEEQAIAQSSFDDLAAYYTSHIEDAKKLISVGDSKPAEQVDVATLAAWTMLVNELMNLDETLNK from the coding sequence ATGATGACATCGTCGTATTATCTGTCAGTGCGCAACATGACAGTCTTGTTGGCGTTCGTGACACTGTTGTTGAGTCCGGAGATTTCTCGTGCGGCTGAGCCTCTGGAATATAATCGTGACATTCGCCCTATACTGGCAGATCATTGCTTTGCCTGTCATGGTGCGGACAGTGCGGCTCGTAAAGCGGACTTGCGACTGGATCAGCGTGAAGCGGCAATGGAATCAGGTGCAATCGTTGAAGGGAAGCCTGATGAAAGCGAATTGATCGCACGTATTCTGAGTGATGATCCCGATCTGGTGATGCCTCCACATGCGTCGAAAAATCCCCTTACCGAAGACCAGAAGGCTGCTTTGAAACAGTGGGTTGCTGGAGGGGCGAATTATCAACCCCACTGGTCTTTTATCACACCGAAGCGATCCAGCTTGCCAATTGTCAAGAATAAGGCCTGGAGTAAGAATGCCATTGATCGTTTTGTATTGGCTCGGCTGGAAGCCAACGGACTGTCGCCGGCACCAGAAGCCGACGCGTCAACATTATTTCGTCGGTTGCATCTCGACATCACGGGGCTTCCACCGGCTCCCGTAGAAGTCACGCAGTTTGTAGCCGATTATCGTCAGCGAAAAGATGCTGCTCTTTCGGAATGGATTGATCGATTAATGTCAACGACAGCCTGGGGAGAACACCGGGCTCGTTACTGGCTGGATGCGGCGCGTTATGGTGACACTCATGGTTTGCACTTTGATAACTATCGTGAAATGTGGATTTATCGTGACTGGGTCATTCGCGCCTTTAACAGGAATCTGCCCTTTGACCAGTTCACAGTGGAACAACTGGCAGGAGACCTGCTACCCGATCCAACGACGGACCAGCTGATAGCGACCGGGTTTCAACGGTGCAATATCACCACAAACGAAGGGGGCACAATCGATGAGGAAAATCTGGCAAATTATGCCTCTGACCGTGTACAGACATTTGGCTGGGTCTACCTTGGTTTAACAACCAACTGTGCTCAGTGTCATGATCACAAGTTTGACCCGCTCACGATGAAAGACTATTACTCGCTGGCCGCCTTCTTCCGAAATACAACACAAGGTCCCAAAGATGGAAACGTGGCCGATGGCCGCGGCCCTTCTATAATGGTCCCTTCCGCCGAGGATCAGCCACGCTGGAATGTGCTGCCCGATGAAATCGCATCAGCAAAACAGAAACGCGAGGCACGCAAAAAAGACGCGCGCTCCGATTTCAAGAAGTGGTTGGACTCAGTGACGCCCGATTCGATCGGTCAGGACATTCCCAATGATCAGCTCGTATTGCATCTGCCACTCAATGAAGGGCAGGGGAAGGAACTGCAAGCGATCGGTCTGAAAGAATCACTCATTCAGGTGGGAAAACTGAATTGGGACAAGAATGGTCAGTCAGGTCCGACTCCCGTGATTACATCCGGGGCGACGTTGGAAGTGGGGAGTGTTGGTGATTTCGATCGAAATCACGCTTTCAGTTATGGTGCCTGGGTGAAGACAGCGCGCAAGGATGCCCAGGCAGGCATCCTTGCGAAAATGGATGTGAAAGCCGCTTATCGTGGCTGGGACCTGTGGCAGAACGGCCAGTCATTCGGTACCCACATTATTGATGCCTGGCCCGGAAACGCTCTGAAAGTCGTTACGCGCAACAGAGTGGTGAAACCGGGAAAATGGCAGCATGTCTTCGTGACCTATGATGGCTCTGGCAAACCTGCCGGCGTAAAGATATTTGTGGATGGACGGGAAGAGCCGATTCGTGTCGAACAGCAGTCTCTCAAAGCAGACGCTTCGATTCGCACGCCCACCCCCTTACGTGTTGGCCAGAGGAGTGAAGGGGCTATCTTTGAAGGGGGCGCTGTTCAGGATGTCCGCCTTTATGATCGGCAACTTAGTGGCAATGAAGTTACCGCGATTGCTGAGAATTCTTCGATGCAGAAACTGCTTTCGATCGCTGCAGAGAAACGAACACCTCAGCAGGCAGCGAAGTTGTATCAATATTACCTTGCAAATCACGATGCTGATTATCCTAAATTAGCTGCCTCGGTAGTCCGACTGGAAGCAGAACAGGCCGCGATTCGTTCTCGCAGCCCGGTGACCCACATTCAGAAAGAAAAACCGAATTCCCCCGCGATGGCTCACATATTGATGCGTGGTGCCTACGATAAACCAGGTGACCAGGTCTCCGCCGCACCCCCTGCATCTCTGCATGCCATGCCAGCCGGAGCTGCGTCCAATCGACTGGGACTGGCGCAATGGGTGGTCGATTCCCAAAATCCACTGACGGCACGTGTGACTGTGAATCGGTTCTGGCAGGAAGTTTTCGGACAGGGAATTGTCTCAACGGCGGAAGATTTTGGAATCATGGGGGCACCTCCCAGCCACCCGGATCTGTTGGACTGGCTCGCGGTTGAGTTTCAGGAAAAGGGCTGGGACGTGAAACAGTTATTTAAACTGATGTTGATGAGCGCAACCTATCGACAGGCGGCAATCACCACGCCCGAAAAGTTAGAAAAGGATCGAGATAATTTTCTGTTGTCTCGTGGCCCACGTTTTCGAATGGATGCCGAAATGGTTCGTGATTACTCTTTGGCAGCGAGCGGTCTGTTGTCGAAAAAGATGTACGGCCCCGGAATAAAACCATATCAACCCGAAGGAATTTGGGACATTGTCGGGCTCCCCGAAGGCAATACACGGATCTATGTGCAAGACAAGGGCGAAAACCTTTATCGCCGATCGATTTACACTTTCTGGAAACGAATGGCACCTCCGCCAAATCTGGAAACGTTTAACGCGCCCAGCCGAGAAGTCTGTACGGTTCGGCGCGAAAGAACGAATACGCCGCTTCAGGCATTGGTGACATTAAACGATCCGCAGTTTGTTGAAGCGGCCCGAAATCTGGCACAGGAAGCGGTTCTCAACGGAGGGGATCAGTTTGAAGAGCGAGTGCAATTTGTGGCACAGCGTTTATTGGCTCGAAATCTGCGACCAGAAGAGCAGGCGATCGCCCAATCATCATTTGACGATTTAGCCGCCTATTATACGTCACATATTGAAGACGCAAAAAAACTGATTTCAGTCGGCGATTCAAAACCAGCTGAGCAGGTTGATGTGGCGACACTCGCTGCCTGGACAATGCTGGTCAACGAACTGATGAATCTGGATGAAACATTAAATAAATAA
- a CDS encoding DUF1501 domain-containing protein: protein MNIFEDFHQLETRRHFFARGRHLLGGAALASLLGNSAKATTESQPVGSHFPPKAKRVIYLHMVGGPSQMDLFDYKPVMQKFYDKDLPDSVRMGQRLTTMTSGQKRFPIAPSKYKFSPAGECGMWMNTELLPNLAKKADEICWMRSLHTEAINHEPAIAAMQTGNQVPGRPCLGAWASYGLGSDNENLPAFVVLVATPSNREQEQAISSRLWSAGYLPGVHSGVSFRSKGDPILYINNPPGVPDAIRKKTIDGLNALNELNYQALGDPETHTRIRQYEMAFRMQASVPELTDLSSESESTFKLYGEAAKKPGTFANTALMTRRLAERGVRFIQVYHNNWDHHSNVGGRMLSQCKDVDQPCFALLEDLKQRGMLDDTLVIWGGEFGRTIYSQGSLSKENYGRDHHPRCFSMWMAGGGAKGGAIYGETDDFSYNIVKDPLHIHDFHATVLQLLGFDHEKFTYKFQGLDQRLTGVEPAHVVKELIS, encoded by the coding sequence ATGAACATCTTTGAAGACTTTCATCAACTGGAAACACGTCGTCATTTTTTTGCTCGCGGGCGACATCTGCTGGGGGGGGCGGCTCTGGCTTCATTGCTCGGCAATTCAGCAAAAGCAACGACTGAAAGCCAACCGGTGGGAAGTCATTTTCCCCCTAAGGCAAAGCGGGTGATCTATCTGCACATGGTGGGAGGTCCTTCGCAGATGGATCTGTTCGACTATAAGCCGGTCATGCAGAAATTCTACGACAAAGATCTTCCCGACTCAGTTCGTATGGGGCAGCGTCTGACAACGATGACCAGCGGCCAGAAACGATTTCCCATTGCTCCCTCAAAATACAAATTCAGCCCGGCTGGTGAGTGTGGCATGTGGATGAATACCGAGCTCCTGCCTAACTTGGCAAAGAAGGCCGACGAAATCTGCTGGATGCGCAGCCTGCATACCGAGGCCATCAATCACGAACCTGCCATCGCAGCGATGCAGACGGGAAATCAAGTCCCCGGTCGCCCCTGTCTGGGGGCATGGGCTTCCTATGGACTGGGATCCGACAACGAAAATCTGCCTGCATTTGTGGTATTGGTCGCAACTCCCTCCAACCGCGAGCAGGAACAGGCGATTTCATCTCGACTTTGGAGTGCCGGTTACCTGCCCGGCGTGCATTCCGGAGTCTCGTTTCGCAGTAAGGGGGATCCGATTCTCTATATCAATAATCCTCCTGGTGTTCCCGATGCCATCAGAAAGAAAACGATTGATGGGCTCAACGCACTCAACGAACTGAATTATCAGGCATTAGGTGATCCGGAAACGCACACGCGGATTCGCCAGTATGAAATGGCATTCCGCATGCAGGCAAGTGTTCCGGAATTGACCGACCTCAGCAGTGAATCCGAAAGTACGTTTAAACTCTACGGTGAAGCCGCCAAAAAACCAGGTACCTTCGCTAACACCGCTTTAATGACGCGGCGGCTCGCAGAGCGGGGCGTGCGGTTCATTCAGGTTTATCACAATAACTGGGATCATCATTCCAACGTGGGAGGACGCATGCTTTCTCAATGTAAAGACGTTGATCAACCCTGTTTTGCATTGCTCGAAGACCTCAAGCAACGCGGTATGTTGGACGACACTTTGGTGATCTGGGGCGGCGAGTTCGGTCGAACAATTTATTCACAGGGAAGTTTGTCCAAAGAGAATTACGGCCGTGATCATCATCCCCGCTGTTTCAGTATGTGGATGGCAGGTGGCGGCGCAAAGGGCGGTGCCATCTATGGAGAGACCGACGATTTCTCATATAACATCGTGAAAGATCCATTGCACATTCACGACTTCCATGCGACCGTGCTCCAACTGCTCGGCTTTGATCATGAGAAATTCACCTATAAGTTCCAGGGACTCGATCAAAGACTGACAGGCGTCGAACCTGCTCACGTGGTGAAAGAACTCATTTCTTAA
- a CDS encoding DUF1501 domain-containing protein: MLDPLSEMQLQVNRRQFFGRSSTGIGVAALASLLNRDLFSKETTSDASRVGGLPGIPHFAPKAKRVIYLLQSGAPSQVDLLAHKPSLDKLHMSELPDSIRKGQRLTGMTAGQKKFPVVKSPWNFRQHGESGTWLSDLLPHMGNVADDICVINSMHTEAINHDPAITFFQSGHQQPGRPSIGAWLSYGLGSETENLPSFVVLLSKNSFHQAQPLYDRLWGSGFLSSKYQGVKFRSQGDPVLYLSDPAGGNDSQRRVMLDRLARLNQIREQEVGDPEITARIAQYEMAYRMQTSVPELADISNESASTLELYGDDVKEPGTHAANCLLARRLAERGVRFIQVFHRGWDHHSNVQKYLPTLAKQTDQGSAALIADLKQRGMLDETLVIWGGEFGRTVYSQGNPKSFGRDHHPRCFSIWMAGGGIKPGITYGQTDDYCYNITENPVHVHDFHATILHCLGINHERLTYRFQGRDYRLTDVHGTVVKDILT; encoded by the coding sequence ATGCTCGATCCCTTGTCTGAAATGCAATTACAGGTAAACCGGCGCCAATTTTTTGGACGCTCGAGCACCGGCATTGGTGTGGCAGCCCTGGCGTCGTTGCTCAATCGGGACCTGTTTTCGAAAGAAACAACCAGCGATGCATCACGCGTCGGCGGTCTGCCAGGTATTCCGCATTTTGCTCCCAAAGCCAAGCGGGTCATCTATCTGCTGCAGTCAGGCGCGCCTTCCCAAGTCGACCTGCTCGCTCACAAACCGTCTCTCGACAAACTGCACATGAGCGAATTGCCTGACAGCATTCGCAAAGGACAGCGACTGACGGGTATGACTGCAGGACAGAAGAAATTCCCTGTTGTCAAATCACCCTGGAACTTTCGACAGCATGGTGAATCGGGTACGTGGCTGAGTGATCTGTTACCGCATATGGGAAACGTGGCCGATGATATTTGCGTGATTAATTCCATGCACACCGAAGCCATCAATCATGATCCCGCGATCACGTTCTTTCAATCAGGACATCAGCAACCGGGACGTCCCAGTATCGGAGCCTGGCTCAGTTACGGCCTGGGAAGCGAGACGGAAAATCTTCCCTCGTTTGTCGTATTGCTTAGTAAAAATTCGTTCCATCAGGCACAGCCCCTGTATGACCGGTTGTGGGGTAGTGGCTTTTTATCGTCGAAATATCAAGGTGTCAAATTCCGTAGCCAGGGTGATCCAGTTCTCTACCTGAGCGATCCAGCCGGCGGAAATGATTCTCAGCGCCGAGTGATGTTGGACCGTCTGGCAAGGCTCAATCAGATACGTGAGCAAGAAGTTGGCGACCCTGAGATCACCGCTCGGATCGCGCAATATGAAATGGCATACCGCATGCAGACCTCGGTTCCGGAACTTGCCGATATCTCCAATGAGTCGGCCAGCACGCTCGAACTGTATGGCGACGACGTGAAGGAGCCGGGAACTCACGCAGCCAATTGTCTGCTTGCAAGAAGACTGGCCGAACGCGGCGTCCGCTTTATTCAAGTGTTTCACCGTGGCTGGGATCACCATAGCAATGTCCAAAAGTACCTGCCGACTCTGGCCAAGCAGACCGATCAGGGATCTGCTGCCTTGATTGCTGATTTAAAACAGCGCGGCATGCTGGATGAAACACTCGTGATCTGGGGCGGCGAATTTGGCCGTACGGTCTATTCGCAAGGTAATCCGAAATCGTTTGGCCGAGATCATCACCCGCGATGTTTTTCAATCTGGATGGCGGGGGGTGGTATCAAACCCGGTATCACCTACGGGCAAACCGATGATTACTGCTATAACATCACCGAAAATCCAGTTCACGTGCACGACTTTCACGCCACCATCCTGCACTGCCTCGGCATCAACCACGAGCGTCTGACTTACCGATTCCAGGGTCGCGATTACCGTCTTACCGACGTGCACGGAACTGTCGTCAAAGACATTCTGACCTGA